TATATGGGAGCAGTAATATCATGATCGGACTTGTGCTTGTCACTCATGGCAAGCTGGCTGAAGAGTTTCGTCATGCTGTCGAGCACGTCGTCGGTCCTCAGAAATTCATCGAGACGGTCTGTATTGGCCCCGAAGACGACATGGACCAGAGACGGCAGGACATTCTGGAAGCCGTTTCCGGTGCCGATGATGGCCACGGCGTTGTCATCCTGACCGACATGTTCGGCGGCACGCCGTCCAATCTCGCCATATCAGTCATGAGCAGCGGCCATACCGAAGTCATTGCCGGCGTCAACCTGCCGATGTTGATCAAACTTGCCGGGGTGCGCGGCGAGAACAACATGGAGAAGGCGCTGGTCGAGGCCTCCGAAGCCGGGCGGAAATATATCAATGTCGCGAGCCGTGTGCTCAGCGGAAAATAACGGGCATTCATGACATCGCTCTCCCGGGAACTCCTCATCATCAACAAGCGCGGTCTTCATGCGCGCGCTTCCGCCAAATTCGTGCAGATGGTCGAGACCTTCGATGCCGCCATCACCGTTTCCAAGGATGGAATGACGGTCGGCGGAACCTCCATCATGGGCCTGATGATGCTTGCGGCAAGTCCCGGCTCAAGCGTCGTCGTTTCGGCGAGCGGCAGCCAGGCCGAGGAAGCGCTGGAGGCCCTGGACAAGTTGATCCAGAACAGGTTCGGCGAGGAGATATGAGCTCCGATCGAGTTCATATAAACATATAAAGACTTCTTTATATCCTTATTGCTATCACCGGCGAAGCCTGCTAAACGGCGGACATGCCGTGCGCTTGCACGCGGGTCATTTTTCGCGCCTGCGCCAATTTTGAGACGTTTTTCAGCCTGGAGGCCTCTATGAGCACTGAAAAAGATTATGTCGTCGCCGATATCGGGCTTGCGGATTTCGGTCGCAAGGAAATTACGATCGCCGAAACCGAAATGCCGGGGCTGATGTCCTGCCGCACCGAATTCGGCCAGACAAAGCCGCTGAAGGGCGCGCGCATCACCGGCTCGCTGCATATGACCATCCAGACGGCCGTGCTCATCGAGACGCTGGTCGCGCTCGGTGCCGAAGTCCGCTGGGCCTCGTGCAACATCTTCTCGACGCAGGATCACGCCGCTGCCGCGATCGCCGCTTCCGGCGTGCCTGTCTTCGCCATCAAGGGCGAATCGCTCGAAGATTACTGGGTCTACACCGACAAGATCTTCCAGTGGGCCGATGGCGGCCTTTCCAACATGATCCTCGATGACGGCGGCGACGCCACCATGTACATCCTGCTCGGCGCCCGCGCCGAAG
The nucleotide sequence above comes from Rhizobium indicum. Encoded proteins:
- a CDS encoding PTS sugar transporter subunit IIA, encoding MIGLVLVTHGKLAEEFRHAVEHVVGPQKFIETVCIGPEDDMDQRRQDILEAVSGADDGHGVVILTDMFGGTPSNLAISVMSSGHTEVIAGVNLPMLIKLAGVRGENNMEKALVEASEAGRKYINVASRVLSGK
- a CDS encoding HPr family phosphocarrier protein, yielding MTSLSRELLIINKRGLHARASAKFVQMVETFDAAITVSKDGMTVGGTSIMGLMMLAASPGSSVVVSASGSQAEEALEALDKLIQNRFGEEI